A single region of the Acidobacteriota bacterium genome encodes:
- a CDS encoding GNAT family N-acetyltransferase — MIIKSAKPEDRNAIAELYLTVAAIEGGLARTAEEISEAYVAQFLRKSLESGFCLVARENLDGPIIGEIHSYALGPRVFAHVLGELTIAVHPAKQGLGIGKKLFTEMLRRIEQERPDILRVELIARESNRKAIEFYQKLGFKIEGRFENRIRSIGGGYEADIPMAWHRA; from the coding sequence GTGATTATCAAGTCGGCAAAGCCTGAAGATCGAAACGCCATCGCCGAGCTTTATCTGACAGTGGCCGCCATCGAAGGCGGATTGGCCAGAACCGCCGAAGAGATTTCAGAAGCGTATGTCGCGCAGTTTCTGCGTAAATCGCTGGAAAGTGGATTCTGTCTGGTAGCCCGCGAAAACCTTGACGGGCCAATTATCGGAGAAATTCACAGCTATGCGCTTGGGCCTCGCGTGTTCGCTCACGTGTTGGGTGAACTGACCATCGCCGTACATCCAGCAAAGCAGGGGTTGGGAATTGGCAAAAAACTGTTCACCGAAATGCTGAGGCGCATCGAACAGGAACGCCCGGACATTTTGCGCGTCGAATTGATTGCCCGCGAAAGCAATCGCAAAGCCATTGAGTTTTATCAAAAGCTGGGTTTCAAGATCGAAGGCAGGTTTGAAAACCGTATTCGCAGCATTGGCGGTGGATATGAAGCCGACATCCCCATGGCCTGGCACCGCGCTTAA
- a CDS encoding protein kinase: MDKERWRKVEEIFQDVAESEPAKRSALLAEICDGDEAMRREVESLLAHEVFDTFIQQPIKGMARSLASETERDLIGIQLGHYRITDLIGEGGMGAVYAAARDDQLFNQKVAVKVVKRGMDSGFVLSRFQAERRILASLDHPNIARLIDGGSMPDGRPYFVMEFIEGQPLNEYCSAKALSIPDRIHLFRQICSAVQYAHQKLIAHRDIKPSNILVTGEGVPKLLDFGIAKLLDPTQSDADPARTATMMRMMTPDYASPEQVRGLQITTATDIYSLGAVLYELLTGARAHRLETYTPTEIERVVCETEIDRPSHSAATGKHGKLLRGDLDNIILMAMRKEPARRYPSVEQFSDDLRRHLEKLPVQARPDTIRYRTGKFVRRNRTAVGAAAIVLLSLTAGLIVANYQARRAERRFQQVRKLANTFLFDFHDKIQNLPGATGARELVAQTGLEYLNSLAQEAGDDPALLLDLAQAYMKVGDVQGDPWTPNLGHSVEAMQSYQRSLALAQKLSTFSASNQQVQRLLANDYFKIGALQSETGDKRGAREILQQSLNIGEPLAQSTGDAEDLKLLINAYTRFGDTQLDTGDAPGALESYRRAQQLAKRAATAHPSIDSKGRWGNSFGHLGESLVTLGDPEGAIRQYRQGADILEKLVDQEPTVRQRRDVRVFYTWLGNLYGNPNFINIGDQKTALEYYERALKLAEAQAAVDPRNARARLDLAVSYAGMGDVELEMDAQRGAEYFRKALDVAMTLLRESPENYSYLRRREIYLTKLATVQMRLGDRATAMRNLRQAQEILAQLTARDPADAQVLGDQHANLQALAELHLQTGEYETALEYYRQTLTLAETCVAASRKDLYAQWRLAEAYAGLARCHAAFAARLSGGDQTAGQQQVCEWRRKELTVWDDWGKVGVSSVFDQNHRELAARAVAKCEARLNRLTYGFQKSPN, translated from the coding sequence ATGGACAAAGAACGCTGGCGCAAAGTCGAAGAAATCTTTCAAGACGTTGCCGAGTCCGAGCCGGCGAAGCGTTCAGCGCTTTTGGCTGAAATATGCGATGGCGATGAAGCCATGCGCCGTGAAGTCGAATCCCTGCTCGCCCACGAAGTCTTTGATACCTTCATTCAGCAACCGATCAAGGGGATGGCACGTTCGCTGGCTTCGGAAACGGAGCGCGATCTGATTGGCATACAACTTGGCCATTACCGCATCACGGACTTGATCGGCGAAGGCGGCATGGGAGCGGTTTATGCCGCTGCCCGCGACGATCAGTTGTTCAACCAAAAAGTCGCCGTCAAAGTCGTCAAACGCGGCATGGATTCCGGATTTGTGCTCAGCCGGTTTCAGGCGGAGCGCCGAATTCTGGCGTCGCTGGATCATCCGAACATCGCTCGATTGATTGACGGCGGTTCGATGCCGGACGGACGACCTTATTTTGTGATGGAATTTATCGAAGGCCAGCCGCTCAACGAATATTGTTCGGCCAAAGCGCTTTCCATTCCCGACCGCATTCATCTTTTCCGCCAAATTTGCAGCGCCGTCCAGTACGCGCATCAAAAGCTGATTGCTCATCGCGACATCAAACCCAGCAACATTCTGGTCACAGGCGAAGGCGTGCCCAAGCTGTTGGATTTTGGAATTGCCAAATTGCTCGATCCGACGCAATCCGATGCTGATCCGGCGCGAACGGCGACGATGATGCGGATGATGACGCCGGATTATGCCAGTCCCGAACAGGTCCGCGGGCTGCAAATCACAACGGCGACAGATATTTATAGCTTGGGCGCTGTGCTCTATGAATTGTTGACCGGAGCGCGGGCGCACCGATTGGAAACGTATACGCCGACCGAAATTGAACGCGTCGTCTGCGAAACCGAAATCGATCGTCCCAGCCATTCCGCCGCAACCGGAAAGCACGGCAAGTTGTTGCGTGGCGATCTGGACAACATCATTCTGATGGCAATGCGCAAAGAACCTGCGCGACGTTATCCTTCGGTGGAACAATTTTCCGATGATTTGCGCCGCCATCTGGAAAAGTTGCCGGTTCAGGCGCGCCCGGACACAATTCGTTACCGTACGGGAAAATTTGTTCGTCGCAACCGGACAGCCGTTGGTGCCGCAGCAATTGTTTTGTTGAGTTTGACCGCTGGCCTGATTGTCGCGAATTACCAGGCACGTCGCGCCGAGCGTCGCTTTCAGCAAGTCCGCAAGCTGGCCAACACCTTCCTGTTTGATTTTCATGACAAAATTCAAAACCTGCCCGGCGCAACTGGTGCGCGTGAGTTGGTAGCGCAAACAGGATTGGAATACCTGAACAGTCTGGCGCAGGAAGCAGGAGACGATCCTGCGTTATTGCTCGATCTGGCGCAGGCGTACATGAAAGTCGGCGATGTGCAGGGCGATCCGTGGACGCCCAACCTGGGCCATTCCGTTGAAGCGATGCAAAGTTATCAGCGAAGTTTGGCGCTGGCGCAAAAGCTCAGCACCTTTTCTGCTTCCAACCAACAAGTTCAGCGGCTTTTGGCGAACGATTATTTCAAAATCGGTGCGCTGCAATCCGAAACCGGCGATAAACGCGGCGCACGGGAGATTCTGCAGCAATCGCTGAACATTGGTGAACCGCTGGCGCAATCCACCGGAGATGCAGAAGACCTCAAACTGCTGATTAACGCGTACACGCGGTTTGGGGATACGCAACTGGATACGGGCGATGCGCCAGGCGCGCTGGAAAGTTATCGCCGCGCGCAGCAGTTGGCGAAACGCGCCGCGACCGCGCATCCCAGCATTGATTCGAAAGGTCGTTGGGGAAACAGTTTCGGCCATCTGGGAGAAAGTCTGGTAACGTTGGGCGATCCCGAAGGAGCCATTCGCCAATACCGGCAGGGCGCAGACATTTTGGAAAAACTGGTTGATCAGGAACCGACTGTGCGCCAGCGCCGTGATGTGCGCGTTTTTTATACCTGGCTGGGAAATCTGTATGGCAATCCGAACTTCATCAACATTGGCGACCAGAAAACTGCGCTTGAATACTACGAACGAGCGCTGAAACTGGCGGAAGCGCAGGCTGCGGTTGATCCGCGCAATGCGCGCGCGCGGCTTGATCTGGCGGTTTCCTACGCCGGAATGGGTGATGTTGAATTGGAAATGGATGCGCAGCGCGGCGCCGAATATTTTCGCAAAGCGCTGGATGTCGCAATGACGTTGTTACGGGAATCTCCGGAAAACTATTCCTACTTGCGGAGAAGGGAAATTTACCTGACCAAACTGGCGACAGTGCAAATGCGATTGGGGGATCGCGCGACTGCGATGCGGAATTTGCGACAGGCGCAAGAGATACTGGCGCAACTCACTGCCCGCGACCCCGCCGATGCACAGGTGCTGGGCGACCAACACGCAAACCTGCAGGCTTTGGCGGAATTGCATCTGCAAACGGGGGAATACGAAACGGCTCTGGAGTATTACCGGCAAACGCTGACTCTGGCCGAAACATGCGTTGCCGCCAGTCGCAAAGACCTATACGCGCAATGGCGTTTGGCTGAAGCCTACGCTGGATTGGCGCGTTGCCACGCCGCATTCGCTGCCAGGCTTTCCGGCGGGGATCAGACTGCTGGCCAACAGCAAGTTTGTGAGTGGCGGCGAAAAGAACTGACTGTTTGGGATGATTGGGGCAAGGTTGGCGTATCGAGCGTATTTGACCAAAACCATCGAGAACTGGCTGCGCGCGCCGTTGCAAAGTGCGAAGCCAGATTGAATCGCCTGACCTACGGATTCCAGAAGTCGCCAAATTAA
- a CDS encoding sigma-70 family RNA polymerase sigma factor, translating to MQNPQTNQITQLLADWSNGDQAALEQLTPLVYQELHKLAHAYLNRERSSHTLQPTALIHEAYLRLIDQNIEQWQNRAHFFGVAARLMRQILVEHARSRGADKRGGGAVNLALDDALDYSQDQAAELVALDDALSALAEFDERKCRVIELRYFGGLSVEETAEVLGISVPTVVRDQRMAQAWLHRELSYEPQGQD from the coding sequence ATGCAAAATCCGCAAACCAACCAGATTACACAGTTGCTGGCTGATTGGAGCAATGGCGACCAGGCGGCGCTGGAGCAATTGACTCCGTTGGTTTATCAGGAATTGCACAAACTGGCTCATGCTTATCTGAATCGGGAACGTTCCAGTCATACATTGCAACCGACCGCGCTGATTCACGAAGCCTATTTGCGGTTAATTGACCAGAACATCGAACAGTGGCAAAACCGCGCGCATTTTTTCGGCGTTGCCGCCCGGTTGATGCGGCAAATTTTGGTGGAGCACGCGCGCAGCCGTGGAGCAGATAAACGCGGCGGCGGAGCCGTCAATCTGGCATTGGATGACGCGCTGGATTATTCACAGGATCAAGCGGCGGAATTGGTGGCGCTGGATGATGCGTTGAGCGCGTTGGCGGAATTCGATGAGCGGAAATGTCGCGTCATTGAATTGCGTTACTTCGGCGGTTTGAGCGTCGAAGAAACCGCTGAAGTGCTTGGGATTTCCGTGCCTACGGTTGTGCGCGACCAACGAATGGCGCAAGCCTGGCTTCACCGCGAACTGAGTTACGAACCACAAGGCCAGGACTGA
- a CDS encoding LON peptidase substrate-binding domain-containing protein encodes MDSSRVIPIFPLPLVQFPGAITPLHIFEDRYRKMLKDVMAADKTFGILFHHDNLKIETELFPKGSVGCAVEVAVQQELPDGRSNILCVGVSRFSLNRYVEGEPYQQAQVNFFDDDINFDDLSEEVELAKKLFLRLSAAIRKLKGEKGSDDEETTDLPDDAQPLSFILAAYLDIDNDDKQDLLEMTDTRDRLLEINKLISELAEDYEKRAIGHQISKHNGHAGHMPKFE; translated from the coding sequence ATGGATTCCAGTCGAGTCATCCCAATCTTTCCCTTGCCACTGGTGCAGTTCCCGGGCGCAATCACTCCTTTGCACATCTTCGAAGACCGGTATCGCAAAATGCTTAAGGATGTGATGGCCGCCGACAAAACCTTCGGAATTTTGTTTCATCACGACAACCTCAAGATTGAAACGGAGCTATTTCCCAAGGGCAGCGTTGGCTGCGCTGTCGAAGTCGCCGTTCAACAGGAATTGCCGGATGGACGATCCAACATTCTGTGCGTCGGCGTTTCGCGTTTCAGCCTGAACCGTTACGTCGAAGGCGAACCTTACCAGCAGGCGCAGGTGAATTTTTTTGATGATGACATCAATTTCGATGATCTGTCGGAGGAAGTGGAACTTGCCAAGAAGCTATTTCTCAGACTTTCCGCCGCCATTCGCAAACTCAAAGGCGAAAAGGGCTCCGATGACGAAGAAACGACGGATTTGCCGGATGACGCTCAACCGCTTTCTTTTATCCTCGCGGCCTATCTGGACATTGACAACGATGATAAGCAGGATTTGCTGGAAATGACTGATACCCGCGACCGGCTGTTGGAAATCAATAAGCTGATTTCCGAACTGGCGGAGGATTATGAAAAACGCGCCATTGGCCATCAAATCTCAAAACATAACGGCCACGCCGGTCACATGCCGAAATTTGAATAA
- a CDS encoding YggU family protein, producing the protein MIKIAAKDNGISFSVRVQPRASRTDIAGELEGVLKIRLAAPPVDGEANEELIRFLAKLFGISRSQIVIRSGQTSRNKLIAIDGISVEKGGQVLQTALDE; encoded by the coding sequence TTGATCAAAATCGCGGCCAAAGATAACGGCATCAGTTTTTCAGTTCGGGTTCAACCGCGCGCTTCCCGCACGGACATCGCTGGTGAATTGGAGGGCGTGCTGAAAATCCGTTTGGCCGCTCCGCCGGTTGACGGCGAAGCCAACGAAGAGCTGATCCGGTTTCTGGCCAAACTGTTTGGCATTTCCCGCTCACAAATCGTCATTCGTTCAGGACAAACATCCAGAAACAAATTGATTGCAATTGACGGGATTTCGGTTGAAAAGGGGGGACAGGTTCTCCAAACCGCGCTCGATGAATGA
- a CDS encoding YggS family pyridoxal phosphate-dependent enzyme produces the protein MTDLPLQERLEAINKKIAAACQRAGRDFFDVTLVAVSKTVEPARIRLAIEAGVRMLGENRVQEAAAKMPELATIVAEHHVQWHLIGHLQSNKARRAVELFSTIQTVDSFKLAERLNNIAGGLGKRLPVFIEVNLGGEESKEGATPDEVLPLSEQVVKLANLELKGLMAVPPFVDDPEEVRPFFRRLRILRDQAQLKELSMGMSHDFEVAIEEGATIVRIGTALFGERT, from the coding sequence ATGACAGATTTGCCTTTGCAGGAACGACTGGAAGCAATCAATAAAAAAATCGCGGCTGCATGCCAACGTGCGGGCCGCGATTTTTTTGATGTGACGCTGGTTGCTGTCAGCAAAACGGTTGAACCGGCGCGCATCCGTTTAGCCATCGAAGCCGGAGTTCGCATGCTGGGCGAAAACCGTGTGCAGGAAGCCGCCGCGAAAATGCCTGAACTGGCGACCATCGTGGCCGAACATCATGTTCAATGGCATCTGATTGGTCATCTGCAATCAAATAAGGCGCGTCGAGCGGTGGAACTTTTTTCAACTATTCAAACCGTGGACAGTTTCAAGCTGGCTGAACGATTGAATAACATCGCAGGCGGGTTGGGAAAACGATTGCCGGTGTTTATCGAAGTCAATCTTGGCGGCGAGGAATCCAAGGAAGGCGCAACACCGGACGAAGTTTTGCCTCTCAGCGAACAAGTCGTTAAACTCGCCAATCTGGAATTGAAAGGATTGATGGCGGTTCCGCCATTTGTTGATGACCCTGAAGAAGTCAGGCCATTCTTTCGTCGTTTGCGGATCTTGCGCGATCAAGCGCAACTGAAAGAGCTTTCGATGGGCATGAGCCATGACTTCGAGGTTGCCATTGAGGAAGGAGCAACTATCGTTCGCATAGGCACGGCGCTGTTCGGAGAGCGAACCTGA
- a CDS encoding VWA domain-containing protein — translation MKHQQNRRLKLIGWLAFALVVALSVSPLLITDRTFAQAGRKSSENQKKNPNASGDPEEARKEQEKKDRQKVDKSQPPISLSIDTKVVNVEAVVYNKKTGAIIQGIKKENFEIYEDGIKQEIENFSTPQAPMTMVMVLEYSKLVDLLGSPTGGYFEYGRVEILRPAYEFVSRFVQPKDFISIVAYDIRPTPLVDFTDDKSKLMGAINLLIRNNPAFSESNLFDAMKLVLKGGIGDSVVLEEGNSKEPKPEKTDYAGLEEVNGHTAILLVCSGLDTFSKINFDEARKIVENAGVPIYVIGTGNLFLKLYDNNPALDPSRGGMLGPGGVRIDRLSLLQAQNTLKTFADSTGGKYFPVTFAGEIPSVLQSISALVRNQYSLGYTPTNTRQEGKRRKIQVKVNLGDQIDPKLVVIQHRQTYVEAKAGDKK, via the coding sequence ATGAAACACCAACAGAATCGCAGGCTGAAACTTATTGGTTGGCTGGCATTTGCCCTAGTCGTCGCCCTAAGCGTCAGCCCGTTGCTCATCACCGACCGAACGTTTGCGCAAGCAGGACGCAAATCTTCTGAAAATCAAAAGAAAAATCCCAACGCCAGCGGCGACCCGGAAGAAGCGCGCAAAGAGCAGGAAAAGAAAGACAGGCAAAAAGTAGATAAAAGTCAGCCGCCTATCAGCCTCAGCATTGATACCAAAGTCGTCAATGTCGAAGCCGTCGTGTACAACAAAAAGACGGGCGCAATTATTCAGGGCATCAAAAAAGAGAACTTCGAGATTTACGAAGACGGCATCAAACAGGAAATCGAAAACTTCTCCACGCCTCAAGCGCCTATGACGATGGTCATGGTGCTGGAATACAGCAAGCTGGTGGATTTGCTGGGATCGCCGACCGGCGGATATTTCGAATATGGCCGTGTTGAAATTTTGCGACCGGCGTACGAGTTTGTCAGCCGGTTCGTTCAGCCGAAAGATTTCATCTCCATCGTTGCTTACGATATTCGCCCAACACCGTTGGTGGATTTTACCGATGACAAAAGCAAATTGATGGGAGCAATCAATCTGTTGATTCGGAACAATCCGGCTTTCAGCGAAAGCAATCTGTTTGACGCCATGAAACTTGTATTGAAAGGTGGCATTGGCGATAGCGTTGTGCTGGAGGAAGGAAACAGCAAAGAACCCAAACCGGAAAAAACCGATTACGCCGGTTTGGAGGAAGTCAACGGACACACTGCCATCTTGCTGGTTTGCTCGGGACTGGACACCTTCAGCAAAATCAACTTCGACGAAGCTCGAAAGATTGTTGAAAACGCGGGCGTGCCCATTTATGTGATTGGAACCGGCAACCTGTTTTTGAAACTTTATGACAACAACCCGGCGCTTGATCCTTCGCGTGGCGGAATGCTTGGGCCGGGTGGAGTTCGAATTGACCGCCTGAGCCTGCTTCAGGCGCAAAATACGCTGAAAACGTTTGCCGATTCGACCGGCGGCAAATACTTTCCGGTCACCTTCGCGGGTGAAATCCCCAGCGTGTTGCAATCTATTTCGGCGTTGGTTCGCAACCAATACAGTTTGGGATACACGCCAACCAACACCCGCCAAGAAGGCAAGCGCCGCAAGATTCAGGTCAAAGTCAATTTGGGAGACCAGATTGATCCGAAACTGGTTGTGATCCAGCACCGCCAAACTTACGTGGAAGCCAAAGCGGGCGACAAAAAATGA
- a CDS encoding M23 family metallopeptidase has protein sequence MKEDKRFYTFVFAPTAKSQLRKFNVRHEVLYAILGFAAVGLLTVTYGAYRLAQHAVVVAKLNLMQNENRLLRERNQEAQSKYDLLQNRLAALDTTQRKLAEASGISHQSDIAANIGQGGPDSDTSLSDMERVTAALESELRQIKDVFDKNQVKLSSTPSGWPVRGYITDGFGWRRNPFGGGGTESHAGLDIATNYGTAIEATADGIVIFAGMFGGYGNIVVVDHGYGVTTRYGHMSRIDVEVGQRIARGKQIGAVGSTGRSTAPHCHYEVRLHDRPVNPLNYLSVGRL, from the coding sequence ATGAAAGAAGACAAGCGTTTTTATACCTTTGTTTTTGCTCCGACTGCTAAATCACAACTACGAAAATTCAATGTCCGGCACGAAGTGCTTTATGCCATCCTGGGCTTTGCTGCGGTTGGCTTACTGACCGTTACCTATGGCGCATACCGATTGGCGCAGCATGCTGTTGTTGTCGCCAAACTCAACCTGATGCAAAACGAAAACCGTTTGCTCCGGGAGAGGAATCAGGAAGCCCAAAGCAAATACGACCTTTTGCAAAACCGTTTGGCTGCGCTGGATACGACGCAACGCAAGCTGGCCGAAGCTTCGGGTATCAGCCACCAATCCGACATCGCGGCCAACATTGGGCAGGGCGGTCCTGACAGCGACACCAGCCTGAGCGATATGGAACGCGTTACGGCCGCGCTGGAAAGCGAGCTTCGACAGATCAAGGACGTTTTTGACAAAAATCAGGTCAAGCTGTCTTCGACTCCCAGCGGATGGCCCGTGCGCGGATACATCACAGACGGGTTTGGCTGGCGGCGGAATCCCTTCGGCGGAGGCGGCACAGAATCTCACGCGGGGTTGGATATTGCCACCAACTACGGAACCGCGATTGAAGCGACGGCTGATGGCATAGTGATTTTTGCCGGAATGTTCGGCGGATACGGAAACATCGTCGTGGTTGATCACGGATATGGCGTGACGACCCGATACGGTCACATGTCGCGCATTGACGTGGAAGTCGGACAGCGAATCGCGCGCGGCAAACAGATCGGAGCCGTCGGCAGCACGGGGCGTTCAACCGCGCCGCATTGCCATTACGAAGTTCGCCTGCACGACCGTCCGGTCAATCCTTTGAATTATCTTTCAGTTGGCAGGCTTTAG
- a CDS encoding CoA-binding protein: MRPSYDVARYLQRNGYRVIPVNPNETVVLGEKAYANLTDVPERFDLVDIFRRSEEAGHHVDEAIRLGAKAVWMQDGVIDQAAAERALAAGLMVVMDDCILRQHIRRR, encoded by the coding sequence ATGCGGCCCAGTTACGACGTTGCGCGATATTTGCAGCGAAACGGCTATCGCGTCATTCCTGTGAATCCGAACGAGACTGTGGTGTTGGGCGAAAAAGCTTATGCAAACCTGACCGATGTCCCTGAAAGGTTTGACCTGGTGGATATTTTCCGGCGCTCGGAAGAAGCCGGACATCACGTTGATGAGGCGATTCGCCTTGGCGCAAAAGCCGTTTGGATGCAGGATGGTGTCATTGATCAGGCGGCGGCGGAACGCGCGCTCGCCGCAGGTTTGATGGTTGTGATGGATGATTGCATTTTGCGGCAGCACATTCGGCGGCGGTAA
- the rfaE2 gene encoding D-glycero-beta-D-manno-heptose 1-phosphate adenylyltransferase, with protein sequence MKILQLDQLQMERERLRQAGKKVVFTNGCFDLLHPGHVRYLQQARALGDVLIVALNSDRSVRELKGDRRPILNEAERSEVMAALACVDFVTVFDEPTPREIISTLLPDILVKGGDWSLDNIVGREETEAAGGKVMSLAFVEGCSTTDVIERIAQRYAKQ encoded by the coding sequence ATGAAAATTCTGCAGCTCGACCAATTACAAATGGAACGCGAACGCCTGCGACAGGCTGGAAAAAAAGTTGTTTTCACCAACGGCTGCTTTGACCTGCTGCATCCCGGCCACGTGCGGTATTTGCAGCAAGCGCGTGCCTTGGGTGATGTTCTGATCGTCGCCTTAAACAGCGACCGCAGCGTCCGAGAGTTAAAAGGCGACAGACGACCAATTTTGAACGAAGCCGAACGATCAGAGGTGATGGCCGCGTTGGCTTGCGTGGATTTCGTGACGGTTTTTGACGAACCGACTCCGCGCGAAATCATTTCCACGCTGTTGCCGGATATTCTGGTCAAAGGCGGCGATTGGAGCCTGGACAATATCGTTGGCCGCGAAGAAACCGAAGCTGCGGGCGGAAAAGTCATGAGTCTGGCCTTTGTTGAAGGTTGTTCAACAACCGATGTGATCGAACGCATTGCGCAGCGATACGCGAAGCAGTAA